In Cryptomeria japonica chromosome 10, Sugi_1.0, whole genome shotgun sequence, a genomic segment contains:
- the LOC131858963 gene encoding mRNA-decapping enzyme subunit 2-like: MAFKQSILVAGSIILDQSHQKCLLVKAWRGNSWSFPRGKREDSDELDHICAIRELMEEVGYDISAVLNKNDFIEYYEEKKRVVMYIIKGVNENFSFEPRTKKEVSEIGWHPLSVMRKRPTGSPSGFVIGLEIGTDNFVYREHFFLDLPPKIDEYESCL; the protein is encoded by the exons ATGGCCTTTAAGCAGTCTATTCTAGTAGCAGGCTCAATAATTTTGGACCAGTCCCATCAGAAGTGTTTGCTTGTAAAGGCCTGGAGGGGTAATTCTTGGAGTTTTCCTAGAGGAAAGAGGGAGGATTCTGATGAATTAGATCACATATGTGCTATTAGAGAATTAATGGAAGAGGTGGGATATGATATAAGTGCCGTCTTGAATAAAAATGACTTCATTGAGTATTATGAAGAGAAGAAACGAGTGGTTATGTACATTATCAAAGGAGTGAATGAGAATTTTTCTTTTGAACCAAGGACGAAGAAGGAAGTGAGTGAAATTGGTTGGCATCCACTTTCAGTCATGAGAAAGAGGCCAACAG GATCACCTTCAGGATTTGTTATTGGTCTCGAAATAGGGACAGATAATTTTGTATACAGAGAGCATTTCTTTTTAGATTTGCCTCCAAAAATTGATGAATATGAATCTTGTTTATAG